From Methanococcus maripaludis, the proteins below share one genomic window:
- a CDS encoding 3-methyl-2-oxobutanoate dehydrogenase subunit VorB has translation MATQLVKGNTAVIVGAMYAGCDCYFGYPITPASEVLHEASKYFPMVGRKFVQAESEEAAINMVYGAASTGKRVLCATSGPGMSLKQEGISFLAGSELPCVLVNVQRAGPGLGNIGPEQADYNQAVKGGGHGNYKNIVLAPNSVQEMCDFTAKAFELSTKYKNPVIVLSDGVLGQMVEPLKFPEQAIKPEIDESWAVCGTKETRKNLVTSIFLDFKQLEEFNYKLQDKYEIIKENEQDFEGYMLDDAEIILVSYGISSRISKTAVDVARKEGLKVGLFRPKTLFPFPEKEMNKLAEKKCTFISVEMSNGQMAEDIKLATCCKRPVELVNRLGGNLIEVDQILAKIKEIAGGN, from the coding sequence ATGGCAACACAACTTGTAAAAGGAAACACTGCTGTTATTGTCGGAGCCATGTATGCAGGATGTGACTGTTACTTTGGATACCCGATAACACCTGCAAGTGAAGTACTTCACGAAGCTTCAAAATACTTCCCAATGGTTGGAAGGAAGTTTGTTCAGGCAGAATCAGAAGAAGCTGCAATAAATATGGTTTACGGTGCGGCATCAACTGGAAAAAGAGTGTTATGTGCTACATCAGGTCCAGGAATGAGTTTAAAACAAGAAGGAATCTCATTTTTAGCAGGTTCTGAACTTCCATGTGTTCTTGTAAATGTGCAGAGGGCAGGCCCGGGTCTTGGAAACATCGGACCAGAACAGGCTGATTACAATCAGGCTGTAAAAGGTGGGGGACACGGAAACTATAAAAATATAGTTTTAGCTCCAAATTCAGTTCAAGAAATGTGTGATTTTACAGCAAAAGCATTTGAACTTTCAACAAAGTACAAAAACCCGGTAATTGTTCTTTCAGATGGTGTTTTAGGTCAGATGGTTGAGCCATTAAAATTCCCAGAACAGGCCATAAAACCTGAAATCGACGAAAGTTGGGCAGTCTGCGGAACAAAAGAAACAAGGAAAAATTTGGTTACTTCAATCTTTTTAGATTTTAAACAACTTGAAGAATTTAACTACAAATTACAGGATAAATACGAAATAATTAAAGAAAATGAACAAGATTTTGAAGGATACATGCTAGATGATGCTGAAATTATCCTTGTTTCATACGGAATAAGCAGCAGAATTTCAAAAACTGCTGTAGACGTTGCAAGAAAAGAAGGATTAAAAGTAGGATTATTCAGGCCGAAAACCCTATTTCCGTTCCCAGAAAAAGAAATGAACAAACTTGCAGAGAAAAAATGCACATTTATTTCAGTTGAAATGAGCAACGGTCAAATGGCAGAAGATATTAAACTTGCAACATGCTGTAAAAGGCCAGTTGAACTTGTAAACCGGCTTGGCGGAAATTTAATTGAAGTTGATCAGATTTTAGCTAAAATTAAAGAAATTGCAGGAGGCAACTAA
- a CDS encoding bifunctional hexulose-6-phosphate synthase/ribonuclease regulator, whose protein sequence is MQFKSELPPVQVALDLVDLPRAIEIAKEAVLGGATWVEAGTPLIKSEGMNAIRELRKNFPNLTIVADMKTMDAGSTEVEMAAKAGANVILILGVGPDSMIIDAVKAGKKYGVLVGTDLIATEDPVKRAVELEEMGVDIINIHVGLDQQVLNVDPVELVKRVSENCKKAKIAAAGGLNSETAVKAYEAGADIIIAGGTLYKSADPEQTARDIVKSLETGKPVKTDKFKKFNKDELANAFDVVSTSNISDAMHRTGEMKGLKPVWNSEKPLKFAGPAVTVRTYSGDWSKPVSAIDECVAGNVLVIDNCSSEIACWGGLATLSCKTKGLVAIVIDGAVRDVEEILKIGIPVFSRSITPTAGEPKGFGEINAVIECAGRTVEPGDWIVGDENGIIVVPKNEAMEIANRAIDVKEREDRVKEEITRGTTLAKTIRLKDWELKK, encoded by the coding sequence ATGCAGTTTAAATCAGAATTACCTCCGGTGCAGGTTGCGCTTGATCTTGTTGATCTTCCAAGGGCAATAGAAATTGCAAAAGAAGCAGTTTTAGGCGGGGCTACATGGGTTGAGGCTGGAACTCCACTAATAAAATCCGAAGGAATGAATGCAATTCGAGAACTTAGAAAAAACTTCCCAAATCTTACAATCGTTGCAGACATGAAAACAATGGATGCAGGAAGCACGGAAGTTGAAATGGCTGCAAAAGCAGGTGCAAATGTTATATTGATATTGGGCGTTGGTCCAGATTCAATGATAATAGATGCTGTAAAAGCTGGAAAAAAATATGGAGTTTTAGTTGGAACTGATTTGATTGCAACGGAAGACCCGGTAAAACGGGCAGTTGAACTCGAAGAAATGGGTGTAGATATTATAAATATCCACGTGGGACTCGATCAGCAAGTTTTAAATGTTGATCCTGTTGAACTTGTAAAAAGAGTTTCTGAAAACTGTAAAAAAGCAAAAATTGCAGCAGCAGGTGGTTTAAACAGCGAAACTGCTGTAAAAGCATACGAAGCAGGAGCAGATATAATTATTGCGGGAGGAACGTTATATAAGTCCGCAGACCCTGAACAAACTGCAAGAGATATTGTAAAAAGTCTTGAAACTGGAAAACCTGTAAAAACGGATAAATTTAAGAAATTTAATAAAGATGAACTTGCAAATGCGTTTGATGTTGTAAGTACTTCAAATATAAGCGATGCAATGCATAGAACTGGAGAAATGAAAGGTTTAAAACCAGTTTGGAACTCTGAAAAACCTTTAAAATTTGCAGGACCTGCAGTTACAGTTAGAACTTACTCTGGAGATTGGAGTAAACCTGTAAGTGCGATAGATGAATGTGTTGCAGGAAATGTTTTAGTAATTGACAACTGCAGTTCTGAAATTGCCTGCTGGGGCGGACTTGCAACGCTTTCATGCAAAACCAAAGGCTTAGTTGCAATTGTAATAGATGGTGCTGTTAGAGATGTCGAAGAAATTTTAAAAATTGGAATTCCAGTATTTTCAAGAAGTATAACTCCAACTGCGGGAGAGCCAAAAGGATTTGGGGAAATAAATGCTGTAATTGAATGTGCTGGAAGAACTGTTGAACCTGGAGACTGGATTGTCGGGGATGAAAATGGAATTATTGTAGTTCCAAAAAATGAGGCAATGGAAATTGCAAACAGGGCAATCGATGTAAAAGAAAGAGAAGATAGAGTTAAAGAAGAGATAACGCGTGGAACAACGCTTGCAAAAACAATAAGGTTAAAAGATTGGGAATTGAAAAAATAA
- the gatE gene encoding Glu-tRNA(Gln) amidotransferase subunit GatE, translating into MDYDYEKLGLKVGLEIHQQLNTKRKLFCNCPTKIRDDEPHGEIERVLRPSQSEMGHVDKAALLESKKEKKFIYQYYNDTTCLVELDDEPPHDVAPEAVDTALEVSTLMNMKMADEVQIMRKMVIDGSNTSGFQRTMFVSQEGFIETEYGNIGVTSLCLEEDACKKIEDGKDYTKYCVDRLGIPLLEITTEPDITSPKMGKEAARRIGTILRATGKVKRGLGTIRQDVNISIRDGARIEVKGVQNLDLIEKIIENEVTRQISLNEIKEELLKRNAEVVDEIKDITEFLKDTESKVLKNALKNKGVIRAILLKGFSGMIGREVQPGRRLGTEFSDRGKVLGGVGGLFHTDELPKYGITEEEVIKLKEYMNCGENDAVILVADKKNKVERALNAVIERAKESMIGIPEETRKALDDGNTSYLRPLPGAARMYPETDVPTITITEEKIEFVRNNLPEMPEEKLVRFVKEYELNEDLAKQMVMSYHVDLFESLSKKYSKIKPTLIATTLEATIKEIKREGLDTELLTEEHLDELFKGLSEDKMSKEAVPEVIKGFIENPSKKLDEILEIKGMSSMSVEEVGSIIEDIINQNISQVNEKGMGAMGLLMGRCMAQLRGKADGKLINTTLQKKLKEKVQ; encoded by the coding sequence ATGGATTATGATTACGAAAAACTTGGATTGAAAGTTGGACTTGAGATACACCAGCAGTTAAACACTAAAAGAAAACTTTTCTGTAACTGCCCAACAAAAATAAGGGATGACGAACCTCACGGGGAAATTGAAAGGGTTTTAAGACCTTCTCAGAGTGAAATGGGTCACGTTGATAAGGCGGCGCTTCTCGAATCAAAAAAGGAAAAGAAGTTTATCTACCAATATTACAACGATACGACGTGTTTGGTGGAACTTGACGATGAACCGCCTCACGACGTTGCTCCTGAAGCAGTGGACACTGCATTAGAAGTTTCAACATTGATGAACATGAAAATGGCTGATGAAGTTCAGATCATGCGAAAAATGGTTATTGATGGTTCAAACACGTCAGGATTTCAAAGAACAATGTTTGTATCCCAAGAAGGATTCATCGAAACAGAATATGGAAATATTGGGGTTACAAGCCTCTGTTTAGAAGAAGATGCGTGTAAAAAGATTGAAGATGGAAAAGACTACACGAAATACTGTGTTGATAGGCTTGGAATCCCTCTTTTGGAAATTACAACTGAACCCGATATCACATCTCCAAAAATGGGTAAAGAAGCTGCAAGAAGAATTGGAACCATTTTAAGGGCTACTGGGAAAGTTAAAAGGGGCCTTGGTACAATTCGACAGGATGTAAACATTTCAATTAGGGATGGTGCAAGAATTGAGGTTAAGGGGGTTCAAAACCTTGATTTAATTGAAAAAATCATCGAAAACGAAGTTACAAGACAGATCAGTTTAAACGAAATTAAAGAAGAACTTTTGAAAAGAAATGCAGAAGTTGTCGATGAAATCAAAGACATCACCGAATTTTTAAAAGATACGGAATCAAAAGTTTTGAAAAATGCACTTAAAAATAAAGGTGTAATTAGAGCAATATTATTGAAAGGATTTTCAGGAATGATTGGAAGAGAAGTTCAGCCGGGAAGACGACTTGGAACAGAATTTTCAGACCGTGGAAAGGTACTTGGTGGAGTTGGAGGATTATTCCACACCGATGAACTTCCAAAATACGGAATTACTGAAGAAGAAGTTATAAAATTAAAAGAATACATGAATTGCGGCGAAAATGATGCTGTAATTTTGGTTGCTGACAAGAAAAACAAGGTCGAAAGAGCACTTAACGCAGTAATCGAACGGGCAAAAGAATCAATGATCGGAATTCCTGAAGAAACGAGAAAAGCACTCGATGACGGAAATACATCATACTTAAGGCCACTTCCTGGAGCTGCAAGGATGTATCCCGAAACAGATGTTCCAACAATTACAATTACTGAAGAAAAGATCGAATTTGTTAGAAATAACCTTCCAGAAATGCCTGAAGAAAAACTTGTAAGATTTGTAAAAGAGTATGAATTAAACGAAGATCTTGCAAAACAGATGGTAATGTCTTACCATGTTGATTTGTTTGAAAGTCTCTCAAAAAAATATTCAAAAATCAAGCCTACGCTCATTGCAACGACCCTTGAAGCTACAATAAAAGAAATAAAAAGAGAAGGGCTTGACACTGAGTTATTGACTGAAGAACACCTTGATGAACTTTTCAAAGGGCTTTCAGAAGACAAAATGTCAAAAGAAGCAGTTCCTGAAGTTATAAAAGGATTTATTGAAAACCCTTCAAAAAAACTCGATGAAATTTTAGAAATTAAAGGAATGTCATCAATGTCTGTTGAAGAAGTAGGATCAATAATTGAAGATATAATCAATCAAAACATTTCCCAAGTAAACGAAAAAGGAATGGGTGCAATGGGTCTTTTGATGGGAAGATGTATGGCGCAGCTCAGGGGAAAAGCTGATGGAAAGTTAATAAACACAACGTTACAGAAAAAACTCAAAGAAAAAGTTCAGTAA
- the gatD gene encoding Glu-tRNA(Gln) amidotransferase subunit GatD: protein MDIGDFVKLELENTTYSGTVMPSLSEDTVVIKMKSGYNVGLDKKKIKNIEILESGDKPKYGLPPLNLEKNPKLKNISILSTGGTVASRVDYKTGAVHPAFTADDLIRAVPELMDVANIKGKVILNILSENMLPKYWAMTAEAIKEEIENGAEGIVIAHGTDTMHYTASALSFMVNSEVPIILVGAQRSSDRPSSDAALNIISAVKAATEPIKGVYVLMHGETGDTVCHLHEGTKVRKLHSSRRDAFKSVNETPIAEINPFTKKVTYLRDVKSQDKSKIKEIVLNTNLEEKVALIKVYPGIDSEILKFYVDKGYKGIILEGTGLGHTPETFFEGIDYANENNVLVAMTTQTINGRVNMNVYSNGRELQAKGVIPCEDMLSEVAFVKLMHLLGNYEFKEAKELMSKNIAGEINESINLEC, encoded by the coding sequence ATGGATATCGGTGATTTTGTAAAACTCGAACTGGAAAACACGACGTATTCTGGAACAGTAATGCCTTCTTTAAGCGAAGATACTGTTGTAATCAAAATGAAAAGCGGATACAACGTTGGACTCGATAAGAAAAAAATAAAAAATATTGAAATTTTGGAATCAGGAGATAAGCCAAAATACGGCCTTCCGCCTCTAAATTTAGAAAAAAACCCAAAATTAAAAAATATCTCTATTTTATCAACTGGTGGGACAGTTGCTTCAAGAGTGGACTATAAAACAGGAGCAGTTCACCCAGCATTTACCGCAGATGATTTAATTCGGGCAGTTCCTGAATTAATGGATGTTGCAAACATTAAAGGAAAAGTTATTTTGAATATTTTAAGTGAAAACATGCTTCCAAAGTACTGGGCGATGACTGCAGAAGCGATAAAAGAAGAAATTGAAAACGGGGCTGAGGGAATTGTTATTGCACACGGAACCGACACTATGCACTACACCGCATCAGCACTTTCATTCATGGTAAATTCTGAAGTTCCAATTATTTTAGTTGGTGCTCAAAGAAGTAGTGATAGGCCTTCTTCAGATGCAGCATTAAACATAATTTCAGCAGTAAAAGCTGCAACTGAACCGATAAAAGGAGTTTATGTACTTATGCACGGTGAAACTGGGGATACAGTATGTCATTTACACGAAGGCACAAAGGTTAGAAAACTTCACTCTTCAAGAAGAGATGCATTTAAATCAGTAAATGAAACTCCAATAGCTGAAATTAACCCATTTACAAAAAAAGTAACATATTTAAGGGATGTAAAAAGTCAGGACAAGTCAAAAATCAAAGAAATAGTGTTAAACACAAATTTGGAAGAAAAAGTTGCTTTAATTAAAGTTTATCCCGGAATTGATTCTGAAATTTTGAAATTTTACGTTGATAAAGGATACAAAGGAATTATTTTGGAAGGAACTGGTCTTGGACACACTCCTGAAACCTTTTTTGAAGGAATCGATTACGCAAATGAAAACAATGTTTTAGTTGCAATGACTACACAGACGATCAACGGTCGAGTAAACATGAATGTTTATTCAAATGGGCGAGAACTTCAAGCAAAAGGCGTAATTCCTTGTGAAGACATGCTTTCAGAAGTTGCATTTGTTAAATTAATGCATTTGCTTGGAAATTATGAATTTAAGGAAGCAAAAGAATTAATGTCTAAAAACATTGCCGGAGAAATTAACGAATCTATTAATCTGGAGTGTTAA
- a CDS encoding DUF1786 domain-containing protein: protein MNILCIDIGKGTQDILYFDTKKNVENAIKLILPSPTTIISRKIMKLKEDLRIDGKLMGGGPVSFAIMQKLKKGYKVEISEQCARTIRDDLDEVREKGIVIKENIENPNVNLEDLDFEMLKTIFSSMGQDFSPEVVCVACQDHGFVKGQSDRITRFKYFEKKLNETKDPYEFYFDNKKYKTDNFSRFESILNTLGENKYKGFVMDSKMASVCGILNYANENNINEFIGLDIGNGHTLGVSMQNQKINGLFEHHTRLIDDQKLKDIVERTCNGSLKNEDIYNDNGHGACVTCKTEPESVLIAGPNRELFKNYGNYAYPGGDVMITGCIGLLDVYQKLRKI, encoded by the coding sequence TTGAATATTTTGTGCATCGATATTGGAAAAGGAACTCAGGACATTTTATACTTTGACACTAAAAAAAACGTTGAAAATGCAATTAAATTAATACTACCTTCCCCTACAACGATTATTTCTCGAAAAATTATGAAATTGAAAGAAGATTTAAGAATTGACGGAAAATTAATGGGAGGAGGCCCAGTTTCATTTGCAATAATGCAGAAATTAAAAAAAGGATACAAAGTAGAAATTTCCGAACAGTGTGCGAGAACAATTAGAGACGACTTAGACGAAGTTAGGGAAAAAGGAATTGTTATAAAAGAAAATATTGAAAATCCAAATGTAAATTTAGAAGATTTAGATTTTGAAATGTTAAAAACAATATTTTCTTCGATGGGACAGGATTTCTCTCCTGAAGTTGTTTGTGTAGCATGTCAAGATCACGGATTTGTAAAAGGACAGAGTGATCGGATCACCCGATTTAAATATTTTGAAAAAAAGTTAAATGAAACAAAAGACCCGTATGAATTTTATTTTGATAATAAAAAGTATAAAACAGACAATTTTTCGCGATTTGAATCCATTTTAAATACCCTTGGTGAAAATAAATACAAAGGATTTGTAATGGACAGCAAAATGGCATCGGTTTGCGGTATTTTAAATTATGCAAATGAAAATAATATTAATGAATTTATCGGCCTTGACATTGGAAACGGCCATACTTTGGGAGTTTCAATGCAAAATCAAAAAATTAACGGCCTTTTTGAACACCATACAAGATTAATCGACGATCAAAAATTAAAAGACATTGTTGAAAGAACATGCAATGGATCTTTAAAAAATGAGGATATATATAACGACAACGGCCACGGTGCATGCGTAACTTGTAAAACTGAACCTGAATCAGTGCTTATTGCAGGGCCAAACAGAGAATTATTTAAAAATTACGGTAATTATGCATATCCTGGAGGAGATGTAATGATTACAGGCTGTATCGGCCTTTTAGACGTTTACCAAAAATTAAGAAAAATTTAA
- a CDS encoding YciI family protein, whose amino-acid sequence MFIISVTYKKPIEVVEKYLAEHIEFLKKNYELQKLLASGRKVPRTGGVIISNVKTKEEVLDMLKDDPFYINEIYDYEIIEFTPSLTSKELEFLKEI is encoded by the coding sequence ATGTTTATAATTTCTGTAACGTACAAAAAACCAATTGAAGTCGTTGAAAAATATTTGGCTGAACATATTGAATTTTTAAAGAAAAACTATGAACTTCAAAAGTTATTAGCATCCGGCAGAAAAGTTCCAAGAACTGGCGGAGTAATCATCTCAAATGTTAAAACCAAAGAAGAAGTACTTGATATGTTAAAAGATGACCCATTCTACATCAATGAGATTTATGACTACGAAATAATCGAATTTACTCCTTCGTTAACTTCAAAAGAATTGGAATTTTTAAAAGAAATCTAA
- a CDS encoding 2-oxoacid:acceptor oxidoreductase family protein has translation MTEITEKVLKKPNAMPEIFERKGGSAPTATHYCAGCGHGIIHKLMAEAIDQLEIQDRCVLISPVGCAVFAYYYFDCGNIQVAHGRAPAVGTGVSRAEDNAIVMSYQGDGDLASIGLNETIQAANRGEKMAVFFVNNTVYGMTGGQMAPTTLIGEKTVTCQTGRDPRFAGYPIHMCELLSSLKAPVFIERVSVSDIAHIRKAKRAIKKALEIQRDGKGYAFVEILSPCPTNLKQNAEAAEKFINEEMEKEFPLQNFRDRSAEVETLNRGESDFSKECLDNIFEVNSKGSEDPSKDDSFEEKLVKIAGFGGQGVLSMGLTLAEAACRAQKYVSWYPSYGPEQRGGTSNCSVIISGQEIGSPVVYNPGVLIALNKPSLENFAKDVKVGGTIIYDENIGEFEIPNGVTAIKVPASKIATEMGVSRAANTVMLGVLAEIGYTGLSESVFVGAIEQTFSKKPKLIPINVEILNAGIAWAKENLAL, from the coding sequence ATGACAGAAATTACGGAAAAAGTTTTAAAAAAGCCAAATGCAATGCCTGAAATCTTTGAAAGAAAGGGCGGTTCTGCACCAACTGCAACGCACTACTGTGCAGGCTGTGGACACGGAATAATCCATAAATTAATGGCAGAAGCAATCGATCAACTTGAAATACAGGATAGATGTGTTTTAATCAGTCCAGTTGGCTGCGCAGTATTTGCATACTATTACTTTGACTGCGGAAATATTCAAGTTGCTCACGGAAGAGCTCCTGCAGTTGGAACCGGTGTTTCAAGAGCAGAAGACAACGCAATTGTAATGTCGTACCAGGGAGATGGGGATTTAGCATCAATCGGGCTAAATGAAACAATCCAAGCAGCAAACCGTGGAGAAAAAATGGCTGTATTTTTCGTAAACAACACCGTTTACGGAATGACTGGCGGACAGATGGCCCCAACAACACTTATCGGTGAAAAAACCGTAACTTGTCAGACTGGAAGGGATCCAAGATTTGCAGGCTATCCAATTCATATGTGTGAACTTTTAAGCAGTCTGAAAGCTCCAGTATTTATTGAAAGAGTTTCTGTTTCAGACATTGCACACATAAGAAAGGCAAAACGTGCTATCAAAAAAGCTCTTGAAATTCAAAGAGATGGAAAAGGATATGCATTTGTTGAAATATTATCCCCTTGCCCAACAAACTTAAAACAAAATGCAGAAGCTGCTGAAAAGTTCATAAACGAAGAGATGGAAAAAGAATTTCCATTACAAAACTTCAGAGACAGAAGTGCTGAAGTTGAAACATTGAATAGGGGAGAGAGCGACTTTTCAAAAGAATGCCTTGATAATATATTTGAAGTAAATTCAAAAGGTTCAGAAGATCCATCAAAAGACGATTCTTTCGAAGAAAAACTTGTAAAAATTGCAGGATTTGGTGGACAGGGAGTTTTGAGTATGGGTTTAACTCTCGCAGAAGCTGCGTGTAGGGCCCAAAAATACGTTTCCTGGTACCCTTCATACGGTCCAGAACAAAGAGGTGGAACTTCAAACTGTTCGGTTATCATTTCAGGACAGGAAATTGGATCTCCTGTTGTGTACAACCCCGGAGTTTTAATTGCGCTCAATAAACCTTCACTTGAAAACTTTGCAAAAGACGTGAAAGTTGGCGGAACAATAATTTACGATGAAAATATCGGTGAATTTGAAATTCCAAACGGAGTTACTGCAATAAAAGTTCCAGCTTCAAAAATCGCAACTGAAATGGGCGTTTCAAGAGCTGCAAATACAGTAATGCTCGGAGTTTTGGCGGAAATTGGATACACCGGACTTTCTGAATCCGTATTTGTTGGTGCAATAGAACAGACATTCTCAAAAAAACCTAAATTAATTCCAATAAACGTTGAAATATTAAATGCAGGAATTGCATGGGCTAAAGAAAATTTGGCCTTATAA
- a CDS encoding peptide arginase family protein → MRILDIDLDFFLNKIAFWKKGNKRLDEKEYVVWKKDKFIDFLENNSNLSKNNKIKGRIVKKHHEAFYFWRELIEKNELETPFEVVHIDAHADLGLGDFSYKYIMEELLHKPVEKRNDPEMMYEGNYLAFAIANRWISNLTYVTHPKGGNDLLNFHFKNYDVKSEIIQLKKTEKIENEIKNVKILDLEPEIPLKLISGKDYLEEGTFDYVVFSISPKYTPKTIDRLIPIVKEYIEEI, encoded by the coding sequence ATGAGAATTTTAGATATTGATCTGGACTTTTTCTTAAATAAAATTGCATTTTGGAAAAAAGGAAACAAAAGACTCGACGAAAAAGAGTATGTCGTTTGGAAAAAAGATAAATTTATCGACTTTTTAGAAAACAACAGTAATTTATCGAAAAATAATAAAATAAAAGGAAGAATTGTTAAAAAACACCACGAAGCTTTTTATTTTTGGAGAGAACTTATCGAAAAAAATGAACTCGAAACTCCCTTTGAAGTTGTTCACATCGATGCTCATGCTGATCTTGGGCTTGGGGACTTTTCCTACAAATATATCATGGAAGAATTGCTTCACAAACCCGTTGAAAAAAGAAATGATCCTGAAATGATGTATGAAGGAAATTATCTTGCTTTTGCAATTGCAAATCGGTGGATTAGTAATTTAACTTATGTTACACACCCGAAAGGCGGAAATGATCTATTGAATTTTCATTTTAAGAACTACGATGTAAAAAGTGAAATTATTCAGCTTAAAAAAACTGAAAAAATAGAAAATGAAATTAAAAATGTAAAAATTTTAGATTTGGAGCCAGAAATTCCTTTAAAATTAATATCTGGGAAAGATTACCTTGAAGAAGGAACTTTTGATTATGTTGTATTCAGCATATCTCCAAAATACACTCCAAAAACGATAGATAGATTAATTCCAATTGTAAAGGAATATATTGAGGAAATTTAG
- a CDS encoding helicase HerA domain-containing protein has translation MDNLMGYVIGETSNTELNFLAKHMPEIGSYVSINYCDLEILGMVESVNQGCKIFEDVYNVKDFEKLKDFENNDSYYTIGKIKILGDVKNMQIPRIPPKPGTEVYNASEKILGEIFSKGTIEIGNLISADSKVKLDVNKLCSRHLAILAITGMGKSNTVSVLLEELNNIHATVLVFDMHREYVEIEAKSSIIRRNIIKPKINVYNMSYDALMSLAGVDPQATVQRAMGRRAMKKIKESKKEVDFNTVDEYINSIINELNYYMGMDEFKSKVDSILTLIMRFEDLMTFKDKITAINYNPIQDIKENYVNIVDISELDESSTDLIISYFTGEILKDRKKVLWNTKVAKPIFIIYEEAHLIVPQNRPTKSKIPISKIAREGRKFGVGICLVSQRPKTLDQESLSQCNNFIISKLIEPSDQKHVQHASENLSEDLLNQLPGLNVGEAVIIGPCLKIPAMVKIKRFEGEYGGEDVKFDELWTTEKEKNIPEFIESNELFNDDL, from the coding sequence TTGGATAATTTAATGGGCTACGTTATAGGTGAAACCTCAAATACTGAGTTAAATTTTCTTGCAAAGCACATGCCTGAAATTGGAAGTTATGTTTCAATCAATTACTGTGATTTAGAAATTTTGGGAATGGTTGAGTCGGTTAATCAAGGATGCAAAATCTTTGAAGACGTATACAATGTAAAAGATTTTGAAAAATTAAAAGATTTTGAAAATAACGATTCTTACTACACGATTGGAAAAATAAAAATTTTGGGCGATGTAAAAAATATGCAGATCCCAAGAATTCCGCCAAAACCTGGAACTGAAGTTTACAATGCATCTGAAAAGATTTTGGGAGAAATTTTTTCAAAAGGAACAATTGAAATTGGAAATTTAATTTCAGCAGATTCAAAAGTTAAACTCGATGTAAACAAGTTATGTTCGAGACACTTGGCAATACTTGCAATTACTGGAATGGGTAAGTCAAATACCGTTTCTGTTCTTTTGGAAGAATTAAATAACATTCATGCAACCGTTTTAGTTTTTGATATGCACAGGGAATATGTTGAAATCGAAGCAAAGAGCAGTATAATTCGAAGAAATATCATAAAACCAAAAATAAACGTATACAACATGTCATATGACGCATTAATGTCTCTTGCAGGAGTTGACCCACAAGCTACAGTTCAAAGGGCAATGGGAAGGCGTGCAATGAAAAAAATCAAGGAATCCAAAAAGGAAGTTGATTTTAATACTGTTGATGAGTATATAAACTCGATTATCAATGAACTCAATTATTACATGGGTATGGATGAATTTAAGAGCAAAGTGGACAGTATTTTAACATTGATTATGCGATTTGAAGATTTGATGACTTTTAAAGATAAAATTACTGCGATAAATTACAATCCTATTCAAGATATAAAAGAAAATTATGTGAATATTGTTGATATAAGCGAATTAGACGAAAGCAGTACCGATTTAATAATCTCTTACTTTACGGGGGAGATTTTAAAGGATAGAAAAAAAGTTTTATGGAATACAAAAGTTGCAAAACCAATATTTATAATATATGAGGAAGCACATCTTATTGTGCCACAAAACAGGCCCACAAAATCCAAGATTCCGATTTCAAAAATTGCAAGGGAGGGTCGTAAATTTGGTGTAGGAATTTGTCTTGTTTCACAAAGGCCAAAAACCCTTGACCAAGAGTCGCTATCCCAGTGCAACAACTTTATAATTTCAAAATTAATTGAGCCAAGCGATCAAAAACACGTCCAACACGCATCAGAAAATTTAAGCGAAGACTTATTAAATCAGCTTCCAGGCTTAAACGTTGGGGAAGCAGTAATAATTGGCCCTTGTTTGAAAATCCCTGCAATGGTAAAAATAAAAAGATTTGAAGGGGAATATGGTGGTGAAGACGTTAAATTTGATGAACTTTGGACTACTGAAAAAGAAAAGAATATTCCTGAATTTATAGAAAGTAATGAACTTTTTAATGACGATTTGTAG